One segment of Streptomyces sp. YIM 121038 DNA contains the following:
- a CDS encoding VWA domain-containing protein, which produces MITRKRLAAGLCALFAALSMGIVPTVAHAADEPDDSEGGAKPKVELLLDVSGSMRARDIDGKSRMAAAKQAFNEVLDATPEDVELGIRTLGANYRGDDRRTGCKDTEQLYPVGPLDRTDAKTAVATLSPTGWTPIGPALLKAADDLKGGEGSRRIVLISDGEDTCQPLDPCEVAREIAAKGINLTVDTLGLVPNTKMRAQLSCIAEATGGTYTSVRHTDELTDRVGQLVDRAADPVVNPVAVDGADSCSAAPELKPGLYSDRAGFGEHRWYRVDVAPGKELRASVSVGADRAVNNDYGVLLRAVTKHDREVVRGSEAGDGRTDVISTGLRYPKPERDDDEDDEKETVCLQVSHSYSAAAGAAAKGKPGLPLELAVDVVDAPDGSSDVAAFGLGRGWWLLGALVLTGFVGGVLWGWISRWRVAVWRTN; this is translated from the coding sequence ATGATCACCAGAAAACGGCTCGCGGCGGGGCTCTGTGCCCTGTTCGCGGCCCTGAGCATGGGCATCGTGCCCACCGTCGCCCACGCGGCCGACGAACCGGACGACAGCGAGGGCGGGGCGAAGCCCAAGGTCGAGCTCCTCCTCGACGTGAGCGGCTCGATGCGGGCCCGCGACATCGACGGCAAGAGCCGGATGGCCGCGGCGAAGCAGGCCTTCAACGAGGTGCTCGACGCCACCCCCGAGGACGTCGAGCTGGGCATCCGCACCCTCGGCGCCAACTACCGCGGCGACGACCGCAGAACGGGCTGCAAGGACACCGAGCAGCTCTACCCGGTCGGCCCGCTGGACCGCACGGACGCCAAGACCGCGGTGGCCACGCTCTCGCCGACCGGCTGGACCCCGATCGGCCCGGCCCTCCTGAAGGCCGCCGACGACCTGAAGGGCGGCGAGGGCTCGCGCCGCATCGTCCTCATCAGCGACGGCGAGGACACCTGCCAGCCCCTCGACCCGTGCGAGGTGGCGCGGGAGATCGCGGCCAAGGGCATCAACCTGACGGTCGACACCCTGGGCCTGGTCCCGAACACGAAGATGCGCGCGCAGCTGAGCTGCATCGCCGAGGCCACCGGCGGCACGTACACCTCCGTCCGGCACACCGACGAACTCACCGACCGGGTGGGCCAGCTGGTGGACCGCGCGGCGGACCCGGTCGTCAACCCCGTGGCCGTCGACGGCGCCGACAGCTGCTCGGCCGCGCCGGAGCTCAAGCCCGGTCTGTACAGCGACCGCGCCGGGTTCGGCGAGCACCGCTGGTACCGCGTGGACGTGGCGCCCGGCAAGGAGCTGCGCGCCTCGGTGAGCGTGGGCGCCGACCGGGCCGTGAACAACGACTACGGCGTGCTCCTGCGGGCCGTCACGAAGCACGACCGCGAGGTCGTGCGCGGCTCGGAGGCCGGGGACGGCCGCACCGACGTGATCTCCACCGGGCTCCGGTATCCGAAGCCCGAGCGGGACGACGACGAGGACGACGAGAAGGAGACCGTCTGTCTCCAGGTGTCGCACTCCTACTCGGCCGCCGCCGGGGCCGCCGCGAAGGGCAAGCCCGGTCTGCCCCTCGAACTGGCCGTCGACGTCGTGGACGCGCCCGACGGCTCGTCCGACGTGGCGGCCTTCGGCCTCGGCCGCGGCTGGTGGCTGCTCGGCGCGCTCGTGCTCACCGGCTTCGTGGGCGGTGTGCTGTGGGGCTGGATCTCGCGCTGGCGCGTCGCCGTCTGGAGGACCAACTGA
- a CDS encoding HipA family kinase: MLREVTAVRYLEPLRAGGSVPGVVEADDLGTYVLKFTGSAQGRKALVAEIVVGELARRLGLRVPELVLAHFDPALGAHEPHQEVQDLLHRSAGLNLGMDYLPGAHDFTPDTDLDVDPLEAGKVVWLDALTANVDRTVHSSNLMVWPTFGVRPPRLWLIDHGAALVFHHRWDAASVLATAEKAYDFRQHALGRYGPDTRAADAELAPLVTEDLLRAITADVPDAWLTDEPGFATPDALREAYVTYLTARARASATWLPTDFPPRAQLAAEDALRARATEASRPPWLKRVPNLHGKPQVR; encoded by the coding sequence GTGCTGCGAGAAGTGACGGCTGTCCGATATCTGGAACCCCTGCGGGCGGGCGGCTCCGTGCCCGGTGTCGTCGAGGCCGACGACCTCGGGACCTACGTCCTGAAGTTCACCGGCTCCGCGCAGGGCCGCAAGGCGCTCGTCGCCGAGATCGTCGTCGGGGAGCTGGCCCGCCGCCTCGGCCTGCGCGTGCCCGAGCTGGTCCTCGCCCACTTCGACCCGGCCCTCGGCGCGCACGAGCCGCACCAGGAGGTCCAGGACCTGCTGCACCGCAGCGCGGGCCTCAACCTGGGCATGGACTACCTGCCCGGGGCGCACGACTTCACCCCGGACACCGACCTCGACGTGGACCCGCTGGAAGCGGGCAAGGTGGTCTGGCTCGACGCCCTCACCGCGAACGTCGACCGCACCGTGCACAGCTCGAACCTCATGGTCTGGCCCACGTTCGGCGTCCGCCCGCCGCGCCTGTGGCTCATCGACCACGGCGCCGCCCTCGTCTTCCACCACCGCTGGGACGCCGCGTCGGTCCTCGCCACCGCCGAGAAGGCGTACGACTTCCGCCAGCACGCGCTCGGCCGCTACGGCCCCGACACGCGCGCGGCCGACGCGGAGCTGGCGCCGCTGGTGACCGAGGACCTGCTGCGCGCGATCACGGCGGACGTCCCCGACGCCTGGCTCACCGACGAGCCGGGCTTCGCGACCCCCGACGCGCTGCGCGAGGCCTACGTCACCTACCTCACGGCCCGCGCCCGCGCCTCCGCGACCTGGCTCCCCACCGACTTCCCGCCCCGCGCCCAACTGGCCGCCGAGGACGCCCTCCGCGCCCGCGCCACGGAGGCGTCCCGCCCGCCCTGGCTGAAGCGGGTCCCGAACCTCCACGGCAAGCCGCAAGTGCGCTGA
- the aceB gene encoding malate synthase A, producing MSAPAPSPLAIVDAEPLPRQEEVLTPAALAFVAELHRRFTPRRDELLARRAERRAEIARTSCLDFLPETAAVRADDSWKVAPAPAALNDRRVEITGPTDRKMTINALNSGARVWLADFEDASAPTWENVILGQLNLTDAYERRIDFTDERTGKSYALKDAGELATVVMRPRGWHLNERHLTDGDGTPVPGALVDFGLYFFHNAQRLLDLGKGPYFYLPKTESHLEARLWNEIFVFAQDHVGIPQGTVRATVLIETITAAYEMEEILYELRDHASGLNAGRWDYLFSIVKNFRDGGQKFVLPDRNAVTMTAPFMRAYTELLVRTCHKRGAHAIGGMAAFIPSRKDAEVNKVAFEKVRADKDREAGDGFDGSWVAHPDLVPIAMESFDKVLGDKPNQKDRLREDVSVAAGDLIAIDSLDARPTYAGLVNAVQVGIRYIEAWLRGLGAVAIFNLMEDAATAEISRSQIWQWINAGVVFENGEPATADLAREVAAAELTAIRADLGEAAFTAGKWQEAHDLLLQVSLDADYADFLTLPAYERLR from the coding sequence ATGTCCGCACCAGCGCCGTCCCCGCTGGCCATCGTCGACGCCGAGCCCCTGCCCCGGCAGGAAGAGGTCCTCACCCCGGCGGCCCTCGCCTTCGTGGCCGAGCTGCACCGGCGGTTCACGCCGCGCCGCGACGAGCTCCTGGCCCGCCGCGCCGAGCGGCGCGCCGAGATCGCCCGCACGTCCTGTCTGGACTTCCTGCCCGAGACCGCCGCCGTCCGCGCGGACGACTCCTGGAAGGTGGCGCCCGCCCCGGCCGCCCTGAACGACCGCCGGGTGGAGATCACCGGCCCCACCGACCGCAAGATGACCATCAACGCGCTCAACTCGGGCGCGCGGGTCTGGCTCGCCGACTTCGAGGACGCCTCCGCCCCCACCTGGGAGAACGTGATCCTCGGCCAGCTCAACCTCACCGACGCCTATGAGCGCCGCATCGACTTCACCGACGAGCGCACCGGCAAGTCGTACGCCCTGAAGGACGCGGGCGAACTCGCCACCGTCGTGATGCGCCCGCGCGGCTGGCACCTGAACGAGCGGCACCTCACGGACGGGGACGGCACACCGGTCCCGGGCGCCCTCGTCGACTTCGGCCTGTACTTCTTCCACAACGCCCAGCGCCTGCTCGACCTCGGCAAGGGCCCGTACTTCTACCTCCCGAAGACGGAGTCGCACCTGGAGGCCCGCCTCTGGAACGAGATCTTCGTCTTCGCGCAGGACCACGTCGGCATCCCCCAGGGCACCGTCCGCGCCACCGTCCTCATCGAGACGATCACGGCCGCGTACGAGATGGAGGAGATCCTCTACGAGCTGCGCGACCACGCGTCGGGCCTGAACGCGGGCCGCTGGGACTACCTCTTCTCCATCGTCAAGAACTTCCGTGACGGCGGCCAGAAGTTCGTCCTGCCGGACCGCAACGCGGTCACGATGACGGCCCCGTTCATGCGCGCCTACACCGAACTGCTCGTCCGCACCTGCCACAAGCGCGGCGCGCACGCCATCGGCGGCATGGCGGCCTTCATCCCGTCCCGCAAGGACGCCGAGGTCAACAAGGTCGCCTTCGAGAAGGTCCGCGCCGACAAGGACCGCGAGGCGGGCGACGGCTTCGACGGCTCCTGGGTCGCCCACCCCGACCTCGTCCCGATCGCCATGGAGTCCTTCGACAAGGTCCTCGGCGACAAGCCGAACCAGAAGGACCGCCTCCGCGAGGACGTGTCCGTCGCCGCCGGTGACCTGATCGCCATCGACTCGCTCGACGCCAGGCCCACGTACGCGGGCCTGGTCAACGCCGTGCAGGTCGGCATCCGCTACATCGAGGCCTGGCTGCGCGGCCTCGGCGCGGTCGCCATCTTCAACCTCATGGAGGACGCGGCCACCGCCGAGATCTCCCGCTCCCAGATCTGGCAGTGGATCAACGCGGGCGTCGTCTTCGAGAACGGCGAGCCCGCCACCGCCGACCTCGCCCGCGAGGTCGCCGCCGCCGAGCTGACCGCGATCCGCGCCGACCTCGGCGAGGCCGCCTTCACGGCGGGCAAGTGGCAGGAGGCCCACGACCTCCTCCTCCAGGTCTCCCTGGACGCCGACTACGCGGACTTCCTCACCCTCCCCGCGTACGAACGCCTGCGCTGA
- a CDS encoding nucleotidyltransferase family protein, producing MTESLSPAPSAPAAEVAGLLLAAGGGRRLGGCPKALLEHRGELFVEHAARVLREGGCTRVHIVLGATADVVREQATLPGCVLVDNPDWREGMGSSLRAGLASLAGTGARAALVTLVDQPGIGPAAVARLLAAHRSPADLAAAAYDGERGHPVLFGADHWDGIAAAATGDQGARAYLREHAGALTLVECGDIAEPYDIDTLPDLERLE from the coding sequence ATGACCGAATCCCTGTCACCCGCCCCGTCCGCCCCCGCCGCCGAGGTCGCCGGCCTGCTGCTCGCCGCGGGCGGCGGGCGGCGCCTGGGCGGCTGCCCGAAGGCCCTGCTCGAACACCGCGGCGAGCTGTTCGTGGAGCACGCCGCGCGGGTCCTGCGCGAGGGCGGCTGCACCCGCGTGCACATCGTGCTCGGGGCCACCGCCGACGTCGTACGGGAGCAGGCGACGCTCCCGGGGTGCGTGCTCGTGGACAACCCGGACTGGCGGGAGGGGATGGGGAGTTCGCTGCGCGCGGGCCTGGCGTCGCTGGCGGGCACCGGGGCGCGGGCCGCGCTGGTGACGCTCGTGGACCAGCCCGGCATCGGCCCGGCCGCGGTGGCCCGGCTCCTGGCCGCGCACCGCTCCCCCGCGGACCTCGCGGCGGCCGCGTACGACGGCGAGCGCGGGCATCCGGTCCTGTTCGGCGCGGACCACTGGGACGGCATCGCGGCGGCCGCGACGGGCGACCAGGGGGCGCGCGCCTATCTGCGGGAGCACGCGGGCGCGCTCACGCTCGTGGAGTGCGGCGACATCGCGGAGCCGTACGACATCGACACGCTCCCGGACCTGGAGCGGCTGGAGTGA
- a CDS encoding DUF5955 family protein has translation MLRSVGRRAATGGYEDPRVTELRAAVSRLRRELASYPGEFPDRAIAEDELAALAAMAAAGAPDLRRLRRSLLLVAGSIGSVSALTGALGGVRGAVERFRDPRG, from the coding sequence GTGTTGCGGAGCGTGGGGCGGAGAGCGGCGACGGGCGGCTACGAGGATCCGCGGGTGACGGAGCTGCGCGCCGCGGTGTCCCGCTTGCGCCGTGAACTGGCCTCCTACCCCGGGGAGTTCCCCGATCGGGCGATCGCCGAGGACGAGCTGGCGGCGCTGGCCGCGATGGCGGCGGCGGGGGCGCCCGATCTCCGCCGGCTGCGGAGGTCCCTCTTATTGGTCGCGGGGTCGATCGGCTCGGTCAGTGCCTTGACGGGGGCGCTGGGCGGGGTGCGGGGGGCGGTGGAACGATTCCGCGACCCTCGTGGCTGA
- a CDS encoding PLP-dependent aminotransferase family protein: protein MAEAHVVHSVDRRLGGARLAGLVTDLAGERPGYRALAQAVRTLLLDGRVPLHTRLPAERELATALGVSRATVTAAYDLLRDSGFARSRRGASTWTELPEGRRPASVAAFPVGDGVIDLAVAAPPAPQAELSAALAAAAARLPEHAPTAGYHPYGLPELRAAVAERFTRRGLPTLPDQILITTGAQHAISLALALLGRPGDRALVENPSYPNALDAIRRAGLRATPVPVTDAGWDTDLVESTLRQAAPRIAYLVPDFQNPTGALMGREQRVRILQAARATGTWLLVDETIADIALDVPPPAPFASLAPHGAAEQVVTVGSLSKSHWGGLRIGWVRAGSRLITELAMARVPSDMATPVIEQLVALHLLEGMEATLHARIASLRASRAALAAALARHVPEWRWQLPPGGLSLWVDLGAPVASAVARAALGQGVRIEGGSRFGADPGTHEHRLRIPFTLPPRQCDDVAARLAAALASGLEAPAGAPLPGDWVA, encoded by the coding sequence ATGGCAGAGGCGCACGTGGTCCACTCCGTGGACCGGCGGCTCGGCGGGGCGCGGCTCGCCGGTCTGGTGACGGACCTGGCTGGGGAGCGGCCGGGCTACCGCGCGCTCGCCCAGGCGGTCCGCACCCTGCTGCTCGACGGCCGCGTCCCGCTGCACACCCGGCTGCCCGCCGAGCGCGAACTGGCGACGGCACTGGGTGTCAGCCGGGCCACGGTCACGGCGGCGTACGACCTGCTGCGCGACAGCGGGTTCGCGCGCAGCCGCCGGGGCGCGAGCACCTGGACGGAGCTGCCGGAGGGCCGCCGCCCGGCCAGCGTGGCGGCGTTCCCCGTCGGCGACGGGGTCATCGACCTGGCGGTGGCCGCGCCGCCCGCACCCCAGGCGGAGCTGAGCGCGGCGCTCGCTGCGGCCGCCGCCCGGCTGCCCGAGCACGCGCCGACGGCGGGCTACCACCCCTACGGGCTACCCGAGTTGCGCGCGGCGGTCGCGGAGCGGTTCACGCGCCGGGGCCTGCCGACGCTGCCGGACCAGATCCTGATCACGACCGGCGCCCAGCACGCGATCTCGCTGGCGCTCGCGCTGCTCGGGCGCCCCGGCGACCGGGCCCTGGTGGAGAACCCCTCCTACCCCAACGCGCTCGACGCGATCCGCCGCGCGGGCCTGCGCGCGACGCCCGTGCCCGTCACCGACGCGGGCTGGGACACCGACCTGGTCGAGTCCACGCTGCGGCAGGCGGCGCCCCGCATCGCCTACCTCGTACCGGACTTCCAGAATCCGACGGGGGCCCTGATGGGCCGGGAGCAGCGGGTGCGGATCCTCCAGGCCGCCCGGGCGACGGGCACCTGGCTGCTCGTCGACGAGACCATCGCCGACATCGCCCTCGACGTGCCGCCGCCCGCGCCGTTCGCCTCGCTCGCGCCGCACGGCGCGGCCGAACAGGTCGTCACCGTGGGGTCGTTGAGCAAGTCGCACTGGGGCGGGCTGCGCATCGGGTGGGTGCGGGCCGGGTCCCGTCTGATCACGGAGCTGGCCATGGCCCGGGTGCCGTCGGACATGGCCACGCCGGTGATCGAGCAGCTCGTGGCGCTGCACCTCCTGGAGGGCATGGAGGCGACGCTGCACGCGCGGATCGCCTCGCTGCGGGCCTCGCGGGCGGCGCTCGCGGCTGCGCTGGCGCGGCACGTGCCCGAGTGGCGCTGGCAGCTGCCGCCCGGGGGGCTCTCCCTGTGGGTGGACCTGGGGGCGCCGGTCGCCTCCGCGGTGGCCCGGGCCGCGCTGGGGCAGGGGGTGCGGATCGAGGGGGGCTCGCGGTTCGGTGCGGATCCCGGTACGCATGAGCACCGGCTGCGGATTCCCTTCACGCTGCCGCCGCGGCAGTGCGACGACGTGGCCGCCCGCCTGGCCGCCGCCCTCGCGAGCGGCCTGGAGGCCCCTGCGGGCGCACCCCTGCCGGGCGACTGGGTGGCGTAG
- a CDS encoding universal stress protein: protein MNGERDEETAGPGRVVVGVSGDSLASLAALRVAAREARRSGRVLVAVLAWEPPEGEALYLRHPDPAWAAHWRGVARGRLAGAFDEAFGGGPPGVVVERRPVWDRPGPALCRVASRPEDLLVVGARGGWWRGRVRRYAEARAVCPVLVVPAPPVPVALRRALRRARPVDFAVRP from the coding sequence GTGAACGGCGAGCGGGACGAAGAGACGGCAGGGCCCGGGCGCGTGGTGGTCGGGGTCAGCGGTGACTCGCTGGCGAGCCTCGCCGCGCTGCGGGTCGCCGCGCGGGAGGCGCGGCGGAGCGGGCGGGTGCTGGTCGCGGTGCTCGCGTGGGAGCCGCCGGAGGGGGAGGCGCTGTATCTGCGCCACCCCGACCCGGCGTGGGCCGCGCACTGGCGGGGCGTGGCCCGGGGGCGGCTCGCGGGGGCCTTCGACGAGGCGTTCGGCGGGGGGCCGCCCGGGGTGGTGGTGGAGCGGCGCCCGGTGTGGGACCGGCCGGGGCCCGCCCTGTGCCGGGTGGCCTCGCGGCCCGAGGATCTGTTGGTGGTGGGGGCGCGGGGCGGGTGGTGGCGGGGGCGGGTCCGGCGCTACGCCGAGGCGCGCGCGGTCTGTCCCGTCCTGGTCGTGCCCGCGCCGCCGGTGCCGGTCGCCTTGCGGCGGGCGTTGCGGCGGGCCAGGCCGGTTGACTTCGCGGTGCGCCCCTGA
- a CDS encoding IclR family transcriptional regulator — protein MPTSSASTTDAAKSSAPAPASGGVQSLERAFDLLERMADAGGEVGLSELSASSGLPLPTIHRLMRTLVACGYVRQQPNRRYALGPRLIRLGESASRLLGTWARPYLARLVEETGETANMALLDGDEVVYVAQVPSKHSMRMFTEVGRRVLPHSTGVGKALLAHTPPDEVRALLARTGMPAATEKTITTADGFLDALDEVRRAGYAVDDNEQEIGVRCLAVSVPDSPTAAAISISGPAGRVTDEATRRIVPVLQQVAAELSTALASSGPSA, from the coding sequence GTGCCGACGTCCAGCGCCAGCACCACCGACGCCGCGAAGTCCTCCGCCCCCGCGCCCGCGAGCGGGGGCGTCCAGTCCCTCGAGCGCGCCTTCGACCTCCTGGAGCGGATGGCCGACGCCGGGGGCGAGGTCGGCCTCAGCGAACTGTCCGCGAGCAGCGGCCTGCCGCTGCCGACCATCCACCGCCTCATGCGCACGCTCGTCGCCTGCGGATACGTCCGCCAGCAGCCCAACCGGCGGTACGCGCTCGGCCCCCGCCTGATCCGCCTCGGCGAGTCCGCGTCCCGGCTGCTCGGCACCTGGGCGCGCCCCTACCTCGCCCGCCTCGTCGAGGAGACCGGCGAGACGGCGAACATGGCGCTGCTCGACGGCGACGAGGTCGTGTACGTGGCGCAGGTGCCGTCCAAGCACTCCATGCGGATGTTCACCGAGGTGGGGCGGCGGGTCCTGCCGCACTCCACCGGGGTGGGCAAGGCGCTGCTCGCGCACACGCCGCCGGACGAGGTGCGGGCGCTGCTCGCGCGGACGGGGATGCCCGCCGCCACGGAGAAGACCATCACCACGGCCGACGGCTTCCTCGACGCGCTCGACGAGGTCCGCCGCGCGGGGTACGCGGTCGACGACAACGAACAGGAGATCGGCGTGCGCTGCCTCGCCGTCTCCGTCCCCGACTCCCCCACGGCCGCGGCGATCTCCATCTCGGGCCCCGCGGGCCGCGTCACCGACGAGGCCACCCGCCGCATCGTCCCCGTCCTCCAGCAGGTCGCGGCCGAACTCTCCACGGCCCTGGCCAGCTCGGGCCCGTCGGCGTAG
- the allB gene encoding allantoinase AllB: protein MPDVELVLRSTRVITPEGTRAASVAVSGGTIVAVRPHDAPVEPGARLEDVGDHALLPGLVDTHVHVNDPGRTEWEGFWTATRAAAAGGITTLVDMPLNSLPPTTTVGHLRTKQDVARPKAHIDVGFWGGALPDNVKDLRALHDAGVYGFKCFLSPSGVDEFPELDQDQLAASMGEVAGFGGLLIVHAEDPRELAAAPARGGPRYADYLATRPRVSEDTAIEGLIALARRIGARVHVLHLSSSDALPLIAAAKREGVRLTVETCPHYLTLTAEEVPDGASEFKCCPPIREAANQDLLWRALADGTIDCVVTDHSPSTADLKTADFATAWGGISGLQLSLPAVWTAARARGHGLEDVVRWMSTHTARLVGLDRKGAIEAGRDADFVVLAPDETFTVDPARLEHRNRVTAYAGKTLTGVVKSTWLRGRRIVSEGEFTAPSGRLLERKN from the coding sequence GTGCCCGACGTCGAACTGGTGCTGCGCTCGACGCGCGTCATCACCCCCGAGGGGACGCGTGCCGCGTCCGTCGCCGTCAGCGGCGGCACGATCGTGGCGGTCCGCCCCCACGACGCGCCCGTGGAGCCCGGCGCCCGTCTGGAGGACGTCGGGGACCACGCGCTGCTGCCCGGACTCGTCGACACGCACGTCCACGTCAACGACCCCGGCCGCACCGAGTGGGAGGGGTTCTGGACGGCCACGCGCGCGGCCGCGGCCGGCGGCATCACGACGCTCGTCGACATGCCGCTCAACTCCCTGCCGCCGACGACGACCGTCGGCCACCTCCGTACGAAGCAGGACGTCGCCCGGCCCAAGGCGCACATCGACGTCGGCTTCTGGGGCGGCGCGCTGCCCGACAACGTGAAGGACCTCAGGGCCCTGCACGACGCGGGCGTGTACGGCTTCAAGTGCTTCCTTTCGCCCTCGGGCGTGGACGAGTTCCCGGAGCTCGACCAGGACCAACTGGCCGCCTCCATGGGGGAGGTCGCCGGGTTCGGCGGGCTGCTCATCGTGCACGCCGAGGACCCGCGCGAGCTGGCCGCGGCGCCCGCCCGCGGCGGACCCAGGTACGCGGACTACCTGGCGACCCGCCCGCGCGTCTCCGAGGACACCGCCATCGAGGGCCTCATCGCCCTGGCCAGGCGCATCGGCGCCCGCGTGCACGTGCTGCACCTGTCCTCGTCCGACGCCCTGCCGCTGATCGCCGCCGCCAAGCGCGAGGGCGTCCGGCTGACCGTCGAGACCTGCCCGCACTACCTCACCCTCACCGCCGAGGAAGTCCCGGACGGCGCCAGCGAGTTCAAGTGCTGCCCGCCCATCCGCGAGGCCGCCAACCAGGACCTGCTGTGGCGGGCGCTCGCCGACGGCACCATCGACTGCGTCGTCACCGACCACTCCCCGTCCACGGCCGACCTCAAGACGGCGGACTTCGCCACCGCCTGGGGCGGCATCTCCGGCCTCCAGCTGAGCCTGCCCGCCGTGTGGACGGCGGCCCGCGCGCGCGGCCACGGCCTGGAGGACGTGGTGCGCTGGATGTCCACCCACACCGCGCGCCTGGTCGGCCTGGACCGCAAGGGCGCCATCGAGGCGGGCCGCGACGCCGACTTCGTGGTCCTCGCGCCCGACGAGACCTTCACCGTGGACCCCGCCCGGCTGGAGCACCGCAACCGCGTCACCGCGTACGCGGGCAAGACCCTCACCGGCGTCGTGAAGTCCACCTGGCTGCGGGGCCGACGCATTGTGTCCGAGGGCGAGTTCACCGCCCCCTCGGGCCGACTCCTGGAAAGGAAGAACTGA
- the alc gene encoding allantoicase has translation MTAIPTFTGDANPYGGGEPYADYRTADFPFTQYANLADRQLGAGVIAANDEFFAMRENLLLPGAAEFDPEHFGHKGKVMDGWETRRRRGVSAEQPWPTEDDHDWALVRLGAPGVIHGVVVDTAHFRGNYPQAVSVEGTAVEGSPTPEELLADDVKWTVLVPRTPVGGHAANGFAVDAAQRFTHLRVNQHPDGGIARLRVYGEVVADPDWLAALGTFDVVALENGGRVEDASDRFYSPATNTIQPGRSRKMDDGWETRRRRDQGHDWIRYRLVAQASVRALEIDTAYLKGNSAGWASVSVRDGDDGAWVEVLPRTRLQPDTNHRFVLPETAVGTHARVDIFPDGGISRLRLFGRLTETGATALRARHRELG, from the coding sequence GTGACGGCGATACCCACCTTCACCGGCGACGCCAACCCCTACGGCGGCGGCGAGCCCTACGCCGACTACCGCACCGCCGACTTCCCCTTCACCCAGTACGCCAACCTCGCCGACCGGCAGCTGGGCGCCGGCGTCATCGCCGCCAACGACGAGTTCTTCGCGATGCGCGAGAACCTGCTCCTGCCGGGCGCCGCCGAGTTCGACCCCGAGCACTTCGGCCACAAGGGCAAGGTCATGGACGGCTGGGAGACCCGCCGCCGCCGGGGCGTGTCCGCAGAGCAGCCCTGGCCCACCGAGGACGACCACGACTGGGCCCTCGTCCGGCTCGGCGCGCCCGGCGTCATCCACGGCGTCGTCGTCGACACCGCCCACTTCCGGGGCAACTACCCGCAGGCGGTGTCCGTCGAGGGCACGGCCGTCGAGGGTTCGCCGACGCCCGAGGAGCTCCTCGCCGACGACGTCAAGTGGACCGTGCTCGTCCCGCGCACGCCCGTCGGGGGCCACGCCGCGAACGGCTTCGCCGTGGACGCCGCGCAGCGGTTCACCCACCTGCGGGTCAACCAGCACCCCGACGGGGGCATCGCCCGGCTGCGCGTGTACGGCGAGGTCGTCGCCGACCCCGACTGGCTCGCCGCGCTCGGCACCTTCGACGTCGTCGCCCTGGAGAACGGCGGCCGGGTCGAGGACGCCTCCGACCGCTTCTACTCGCCCGCCACCAACACCATCCAGCCCGGGCGTTCGCGCAAGATGGACGACGGGTGGGAGACGCGGCGGCGGCGCGACCAGGGGCACGACTGGATCCGCTACCGGCTCGTGGCGCAGGCCTCCGTGCGGGCCCTGGAGATCGACACGGCGTATCTGAAGGGGAATTCGGCGGGGTGGGCCTCCGTGTCCGTGCGCGACGGCGACGACGGCGCGTGGGTGGAGGTGCTGCCCCGCACCCGGCTGCAGCCCGACACGAACCACCGCTTCGTGCTGCCCGAGACCGCCGTCGGCACCCACGCGCGCGTGGACATCTTCCCCGACGGGGGCATCTCCCGGCTCCGCCTCTTCGGCCGTCTGACGGAGACGGGCGCCACGGCACTCCGGGCCCGCCACCGCGAACTGGGCTGA
- a CDS encoding SDR family oxidoreductase has protein sequence MSSLTGKKALVTGGSRGIGAAIALRLAQDGADVAITYVRGEDAAREVVAKIEAAGRRGFAIRADAADAGDAAGAVARAADDLGGLDILVNNAGAGVIGPLESLSLADVDRVLSVNVRAAFLASQAAAALLPRGGRVVSIGSCMAKLVPGPGGTLYATSKAALIGLTKALARELGERGVTANLVHPGPIDTDMNPADGPYAAAQAADTALGRYGSPAEVASMVAYLVGDEAAYVTGAELSVDGGHAA, from the coding sequence ATGTCTTCACTCACCGGTAAGAAGGCCCTGGTCACCGGCGGCAGCCGCGGCATCGGCGCGGCGATCGCGCTGCGCCTGGCCCAGGACGGCGCCGATGTGGCGATCACCTATGTGCGGGGCGAGGACGCGGCCCGTGAGGTCGTCGCCAAGATCGAGGCGGCCGGGCGGCGCGGCTTCGCGATCCGGGCCGACGCGGCCGACGCCGGGGACGCCGCGGGCGCCGTCGCGCGGGCCGCGGACGACCTCGGCGGGCTCGACATCCTGGTCAACAACGCGGGTGCCGGTGTCATCGGCCCGCTGGAGTCCCTCAGCCTCGCCGACGTCGACCGCGTCCTGTCCGTGAACGTCCGGGCGGCGTTCCTCGCCTCCCAGGCGGCGGCCGCGCTCCTGCCGCGCGGCGGGCGCGTCGTCTCCATCGGCAGCTGCATGGCCAAGCTGGTACCGGGTCCCGGCGGGACGCTGTACGCCACCAGCAAGGCGGCGCTCATCGGCCTCACCAAGGCGTTGGCGCGGGAGCTGGGCGAGCGGGGCGTCACGGCCAACCTGGTGCACCCCGGGCCCATCGACACCGACATGAACCCGGCCGACGGGCCCTACGCCGCGGCCCAGGCCGCGGACACCGCCCTCGGGCGCTACGGGAGCCCCGCGGAGGTGGCCTCGATGGTCGCGTACCTCGTCGGGGACGAGGCGGCGTACGTCACGGGGGCGGAGCTGTCGGTCGACGGCGGCCACGCGGCGTAG